A window from Akkermansia muciniphila encodes these proteins:
- a CDS encoding glucosaminidase domain-containing protein, with amino-acid sequence MERDESLINGPGVQPPVSVNSQVPRDVTGDALRRGVAQVGQNIGGVFREIVETEDSTKQFDQERILMQMQGEVDREAKRRLQLPDGDPESFFDERGNLSQVALKDFMASYSKTLKGIGSGIQNPDRARQMQMKAVLMGEKMLSDLMDNGFEVGKKKQRQSLEANLALAEETNNWGWYGDTVREAMKSGAMEPAEGNLALFRGEKKANLHDFKNLSATNPDLAAEKINRGELDGYFSAAEQDDLMRSLRRQDDSRLTELIEQMASRPRTKNDKQAVTDTLMSGPVYKDQLEFDAVHQRDGDYSACAPQIDSFIYRVADQVKAGDEGADFASKKEEVIRLCKFYGKSSEFQKDILNRMDKWAERKNEFPVLKVADRIKEMEEMPLYRQADYNNAIGTLGVNADNAYELYLESAKGAGMNAKGKDNWLQEYKSKKVAELEKNLAAKTELAVRERFEAWYEGYKSIHNDKEPSSVIQEEQFQTILREVTGRSDLVVPKRGNVMDAEQEKASTRWNMGDDERFLSGPELLNEREKQALRRKEMLRKPVTFPAMVSVDTVNTNAPAGILLPESMRKQFGDDLSGLAALVPSSPSSRRGKPLPVVGYTRESSPQLTLSGASKLRMTFSSKMDTHVTVSPASPEMKEFFKREYPGSQDWKQGSGESKVPAAKLGGLGQYSQAFHDAGRKYGVDPKLLMAIAMHETGKGTSSAFLRKNNAMGISPDGGGPRTFSSVEESIDYAARLLKKHYLDQGLTTIAAIGGKYAPAGAGNDPRGLNKHWVSGVSKYYKSF; translated from the coding sequence ATGGAAAGAGATGAAAGCTTGATCAATGGGCCGGGGGTGCAGCCCCCGGTGAGTGTGAACTCCCAGGTTCCGCGTGACGTGACGGGGGATGCCCTGCGCCGGGGTGTGGCCCAGGTGGGCCAGAACATCGGCGGTGTGTTTCGCGAGATCGTGGAAACGGAGGATTCCACGAAGCAGTTCGATCAGGAGCGCATCTTGATGCAGATGCAGGGCGAGGTTGACCGAGAAGCCAAGAGGCGGCTGCAACTCCCCGACGGGGACCCGGAATCGTTTTTCGATGAAAGAGGAAATCTAAGCCAGGTGGCCCTGAAGGATTTTATGGCTTCCTACTCGAAAACGCTTAAAGGGATAGGCAGCGGTATTCAGAATCCTGACCGTGCCCGGCAGATGCAGATGAAGGCTGTATTGATGGGAGAAAAGATGTTGAGCGACCTGATGGACAACGGGTTTGAAGTCGGCAAGAAGAAGCAACGGCAATCCCTGGAAGCCAATCTCGCGCTGGCGGAGGAAACGAATAATTGGGGCTGGTATGGTGATACGGTCCGGGAAGCCATGAAGTCCGGAGCTATGGAACCTGCCGAAGGAAATTTGGCGTTGTTTAGAGGGGAAAAGAAGGCAAATCTCCATGATTTTAAAAATCTATCCGCAACCAATCCAGACCTTGCCGCTGAAAAAATCAACCGCGGGGAGCTGGACGGGTATTTTTCTGCCGCCGAGCAGGATGATTTGATGCGGTCTTTGCGGCGCCAGGATGACAGCAGGCTGACGGAGTTAATCGAGCAGATGGCATCCCGCCCCAGAACGAAGAATGATAAGCAGGCCGTGACGGATACCTTGATGTCCGGGCCCGTGTACAAAGACCAACTGGAGTTTGATGCGGTTCATCAGCGCGACGGGGATTACAGTGCGTGCGCTCCGCAGATTGATTCTTTCATTTACCGGGTTGCAGACCAGGTGAAGGCAGGAGACGAAGGCGCCGATTTTGCGAGCAAGAAGGAAGAGGTGATCCGCCTGTGTAAGTTCTACGGGAAGTCCAGCGAGTTCCAAAAAGACATCTTGAACCGCATGGACAAGTGGGCCGAGCGGAAAAACGAGTTTCCCGTATTGAAGGTGGCCGACCGCATCAAGGAGATGGAGGAGATGCCCCTGTACCGCCAGGCGGATTATAATAACGCTATCGGTACACTTGGTGTTAATGCGGATAATGCCTATGAGCTTTACCTTGAATCTGCCAAGGGTGCAGGCATGAACGCCAAAGGCAAGGATAACTGGCTACAGGAGTACAAGAGCAAGAAGGTGGCGGAGCTTGAGAAGAATCTTGCAGCCAAAACCGAGCTTGCCGTGCGCGAGAGGTTTGAGGCGTGGTACGAAGGGTACAAGAGCATTCACAACGACAAGGAGCCTTCCTCCGTCATCCAGGAAGAGCAGTTCCAAACGATTTTAAGAGAGGTAACAGGCCGGAGTGATTTAGTGGTTCCCAAGCGTGGAAACGTGATGGACGCGGAGCAGGAGAAGGCGTCCACCCGCTGGAATATGGGGGACGACGAACGGTTCTTGTCCGGTCCTGAATTATTGAATGAAAGAGAGAAGCAGGCACTGCGCCGGAAGGAGATGTTGCGCAAGCCGGTTACTTTCCCCGCCATGGTTTCGGTGGATACCGTGAACACGAACGCGCCCGCCGGGATTCTCCTGCCGGAGAGCATGAGGAAACAGTTTGGCGACGATCTTTCCGGCCTGGCCGCCCTGGTGCCCTCTTCCCCGTCTTCCCGTCGCGGGAAGCCGCTACCCGTGGTGGGCTACACCAGGGAGAGTTCCCCCCAGCTTACGTTGTCCGGCGCCAGCAAGCTGCGGATGACGTTTTCCTCCAAGATGGATACGCATGTGACGGTCTCCCCCGCCAGTCCGGAAATGAAGGAGTTTTTCAAGAGGGAGTATCCGGGGAGCCAGGATTGGAAACAGGGTTCCGGAGAGTCCAAGGTGCCCGCCGCCAAGCTGGGAGGACTGGGGCAGTACAGCCAGGCTTTCCACGATGCGGGAAGGAAGTATGGCGTGGACCCGAAGCTGTTGATGGCTATTGCCATGCACGAAACCGGCAAGGGAACGAGCTCCGCCTTCCTCCGCAAGAATAACGCCATGGGTATCAGCCCGGATGGAGGAGGCCCCCGCACTTTCTCCTCCGTGGAAGAGAGCATTGATTATGCCGCCCGCCTGCTCAAGAAGCACTATCTGGACCAGGGGCTGACGACGATTGCCGCGATTGGCGGGAAGTACGCTCCGGCAGGAGCCGGGAATGACCCGCGCGGCCTGAACAAGCATTGGGTCAGCGGCGTGAGCAAGTATTACAAATCATTTTAA
- a CDS encoding tyrosine-type recombinase/integrase — MSKPFYSGRLSINKEKSSPYWMVTFQGPDGKMRRRSTKVPVNGGEFEGDRITAKLAERLAYQRGVQIACAEAEEYQAHNNVSVRAWCDDYMRRKAALVSEDTARNARTAYKHFYAYLGGRADAPLRLITKADIKGFVAARREEVRQKTVAKDLAALSQAFTDAVDSEVIDRNPCTGVSIPPDRAGEKLHKEAFTLDEIRYMIEHFPPLWSSAVRCSFETFGQRLGDILRLNWSQFDWERRVVRFDTGKTGRWMDQPMREGFYQWALARWKEAGEPADELLHAPLLALGDGASAQFGLLLRTHGIGVVHGASGGRRRRMNSKSFHSIRATAATLLQASGVSQGLAMELVGHDSSAVHSVYIRPSAEQLRSAAESLPEL, encoded by the coding sequence ATGAGCAAGCCTTTCTACAGCGGCCGTCTGTCCATCAACAAGGAAAAATCTTCCCCTTACTGGATGGTAACATTCCAAGGGCCGGACGGCAAGATGCGGCGGCGCTCCACCAAGGTGCCTGTGAATGGCGGCGAGTTCGAGGGAGACCGCATCACAGCCAAGCTGGCGGAACGGCTCGCTTACCAGCGGGGCGTGCAGATTGCCTGTGCGGAGGCGGAAGAATATCAGGCGCACAATAATGTTTCCGTGCGGGCCTGGTGCGACGACTACATGAGGCGCAAGGCGGCGCTGGTATCGGAAGATACGGCACGGAACGCCAGGACGGCCTACAAGCATTTCTACGCTTATCTGGGCGGTCGGGCTGATGCCCCGCTACGCCTGATCACCAAGGCGGACATCAAGGGCTTCGTGGCAGCCCGCCGTGAAGAGGTGCGCCAGAAGACGGTGGCCAAGGATTTGGCCGCCCTTTCCCAGGCATTCACAGACGCCGTGGATTCTGAAGTGATTGACCGCAACCCGTGCACCGGCGTTTCCATTCCCCCGGACCGCGCGGGCGAGAAACTGCACAAAGAAGCGTTCACCCTGGACGAGATACGCTACATGATTGAGCATTTCCCTCCCCTGTGGAGTTCTGCGGTGCGCTGCTCGTTTGAGACCTTCGGTCAGAGGCTGGGGGATATTTTGAGGTTGAATTGGAGTCAATTTGACTGGGAGCGCCGCGTCGTGCGCTTTGACACGGGCAAGACGGGGCGCTGGATGGACCAGCCCATGAGGGAAGGCTTCTACCAGTGGGCGCTTGCTCGCTGGAAGGAAGCGGGGGAACCGGCGGATGAACTGCTTCACGCTCCCCTGCTGGCCCTGGGGGATGGCGCTTCCGCCCAGTTCGGCCTTCTGCTGCGCACCCACGGCATTGGCGTGGTGCATGGTGCCTCTGGTGGTCGCCGTCGGAGAATGAACAGCAAGTCCTTCCACAGCATCCGCGCGACGGCCGCCACCTTGTTGCAGGCTTCCGGCGTTTCCCAGGGGCTGGCTATGGAGCTGGTGGGGCATGATTCATCCGCCGTGCATAGCGTGTACATCCGTCCCTCCGCGGAACAACTGCGTTCCGCCGCTGAATCCCTGCCGGAATTGTAA
- the proS gene encoding proline--tRNA ligase, producing MSQQTAITPTRAQDFPEWYQQVIKAADMAENSEVRGCMVIKPWGYAIWELIQKDLDQRFKDTGHTNAYFPLLIPISYLEKEAEHAEGFATECAVVTHHRLEAQKDEATGKTRMIPTGELTEPFVIRPTSETVIGAAFARWTSSYRDLPLKVNQWCNVMRWEMRPRIFLRTAEFLWQEGHTAHETREEAIEETLTMHKVYEDFQRDVLAIPTIPGEKTEAERFPGAEQTYTVEAMVQDRKAIQAGTSHFLGQNFSKSQNICFAGRDNTQQFAWTSSWGVSTRMIGALIMMHSDDDGLVCPPRVAPQQVVIIPVTPKEESRQAILDHCEELANTLRAKNFHGQPLRVLVDKRDLGGGAKKWEWVKKGVPVRLEIGPRDLEKGSVCLQRRDLPVNEKSFVPETELVDTVTDILQNIQDTLLQRAVAFRDAHIRPASTLRELEENFSGEGDADWLQVPWDGSPEEEEELAKHLRISIRCIPLGELGRGEPAPCILTGRMTERRVLWARSY from the coding sequence ATGTCTCAACAAACTGCAATCACCCCCACCCGCGCCCAGGACTTTCCCGAGTGGTACCAGCAAGTCATCAAGGCCGCCGACATGGCGGAGAATTCCGAGGTGCGCGGCTGCATGGTCATCAAGCCGTGGGGCTACGCCATCTGGGAACTCATCCAGAAGGACCTGGACCAGCGCTTCAAGGACACCGGCCACACGAACGCCTACTTCCCTCTCCTGATTCCGATTTCCTATCTGGAGAAGGAAGCGGAGCACGCCGAAGGCTTCGCCACGGAATGCGCCGTGGTCACCCACCACAGGCTGGAAGCGCAGAAGGATGAAGCTACCGGAAAGACCCGCATGATTCCCACCGGGGAGCTCACGGAACCCTTCGTCATCCGCCCCACCTCGGAAACCGTCATCGGCGCGGCCTTCGCCCGCTGGACATCCAGCTACCGCGACCTGCCCCTCAAGGTGAACCAGTGGTGCAACGTGATGCGCTGGGAAATGAGGCCCCGCATCTTCCTGCGCACGGCCGAATTCCTGTGGCAGGAAGGCCACACGGCCCATGAAACCCGGGAGGAAGCCATTGAGGAGACCCTCACCATGCACAAGGTTTATGAGGACTTCCAGAGGGACGTTCTGGCCATTCCCACCATTCCCGGAGAAAAAACGGAGGCGGAACGCTTCCCCGGCGCGGAACAGACCTACACGGTGGAAGCCATGGTGCAGGACCGCAAGGCCATCCAGGCCGGGACCTCCCACTTCCTGGGGCAGAACTTCTCCAAATCTCAGAACATCTGCTTTGCCGGGAGGGACAACACCCAGCAGTTCGCCTGGACGAGCTCCTGGGGCGTTTCCACCCGCATGATCGGTGCGCTCATCATGATGCACTCCGACGACGACGGCCTGGTATGCCCTCCCCGCGTCGCCCCCCAGCAGGTCGTCATCATCCCCGTCACGCCCAAGGAAGAAAGCCGCCAGGCCATTCTGGACCACTGCGAGGAACTGGCGAACACCCTCCGCGCCAAGAATTTCCACGGCCAGCCGCTCCGCGTACTGGTGGACAAACGCGACCTGGGCGGCGGCGCCAAGAAATGGGAATGGGTGAAGAAGGGAGTGCCCGTGCGCCTGGAAATCGGCCCCCGGGACCTGGAAAAAGGCTCCGTCTGCCTCCAGCGGCGCGACCTGCCCGTCAATGAAAAATCCTTCGTCCCGGAAACGGAACTGGTTGATACCGTCACGGACATTCTCCAGAACATCCAGGATACCCTGCTTCAACGGGCCGTCGCCTTCCGGGACGCCCACATCCGCCCCGCCTCCACCCTGCGGGAGCTGGAAGAAAACTTCTCCGGAGAAGGAGACGCCGACTGGCTCCAGGTGCCGTGGGACGGCTCCCCGGAAGAGGAAGAGGAACTCGCCAAGCACCTGCGCATCTCCATACGCTGCATCCCGCTCGGCGAACTGGGCCGCGGGGAACCCGCTCCCTGCATCCTCACCGGCCGCATGACGGAACGCCGCGTCCTCTGGGCCAGAAGCTACTAA
- a CDS encoding site-2 protease family protein has translation MIHFTLFGIPVYIRPSFWVVLAIFGGALSINSVEGLIYPALFVIAGFVAILSHEMGHALVGRRLGGGQQTIVLELFGGLTSSHGMQLTRGGRALMILAGPMMTLLLGIISLWITWNIVAPVMTAHNLTFWDLAISPFTAAAISPQLYILSCLIMIGEWWTILNLLPIYPLDGGQLIAQFIRSPRKVFMTGFITSIIIGLLSFQLFHGYFIPIFMALFAYSNYREYRNAPF, from the coding sequence ATGATTCATTTCACCCTGTTCGGGATACCTGTTTACATCCGCCCCAGCTTCTGGGTGGTGCTGGCCATCTTCGGCGGCGCTCTCAGCATCAACAGTGTGGAAGGCCTCATTTATCCGGCCCTGTTCGTCATTGCCGGCTTCGTCGCCATCCTGTCCCATGAAATGGGGCACGCGCTGGTGGGCCGCAGGCTGGGCGGCGGCCAGCAGACGATCGTCCTGGAACTCTTCGGCGGCCTGACGAGCAGCCACGGCATGCAGCTGACCCGCGGAGGAAGGGCCCTCATGATTCTGGCGGGCCCCATGATGACCTTGCTGCTGGGCATCATCAGCCTGTGGATTACCTGGAACATCGTCGCTCCGGTCATGACCGCGCACAACCTGACCTTCTGGGACCTGGCCATCAGCCCCTTCACGGCGGCGGCCATCTCCCCCCAGCTTTACATCCTCTCCTGCCTCATCATGATCGGGGAATGGTGGACGATCCTGAACCTGCTGCCCATCTACCCCCTGGACGGCGGACAGCTGATCGCCCAGTTCATCCGCTCCCCCCGGAAAGTGTTCATGACCGGATTCATCACGTCCATCATTATCGGGCTGCTCAGCTTCCAGCTCTTCCACGGCTACTTCATTCCCATATTCATGGCCCTCTTCGCCTACAGCAATTACCGGGAATACAGAAACGCCCCCTTTTAA
- a CDS encoding nucleotidyltransferase family protein translates to MKPTLLVLAAGMGSRYGGLKQLDPMGPNGEVVLDYSVYDAIRAGFGKVVFIIRRDFEDIFKEKVGSRFAGKIEVDYAFQSLDDLPEGFSVPEGREKPWGTAHALRAARHVVKEPFAVVNADDFYGADAFVQAAKFLTSTTDEPGKAHYGMIGYPLKNTLSDNGDVNRGICSIKEGLLDGVEEFVKIQADEDGVVRGNNLKGERLPVDPGELVSMNFWLFSPSFIELTEDRFIDFLKEHGQEPKSECFIPTVVDALIHEDRADCAVLPTSSTWFGMTYPGDKPMVVEGINKLIKQGVYPEKLN, encoded by the coding sequence ATGAAGCCTACACTTCTTGTTTTAGCAGCTGGTATGGGTAGCCGTTACGGCGGTCTCAAGCAACTTGACCCGATGGGTCCCAACGGTGAAGTCGTTCTCGACTATTCTGTTTATGATGCCATCCGGGCCGGTTTCGGAAAAGTGGTATTCATTATCCGCCGTGACTTTGAAGATATTTTCAAGGAAAAGGTCGGCAGCCGCTTTGCCGGCAAGATTGAGGTGGATTACGCCTTCCAGTCCCTGGACGACCTGCCTGAAGGCTTTTCCGTGCCGGAAGGCCGTGAAAAGCCCTGGGGCACCGCCCACGCCCTGCGCGCCGCCCGCCACGTGGTGAAGGAACCCTTTGCCGTGGTGAACGCGGATGACTTTTACGGCGCGGACGCCTTTGTGCAGGCCGCCAAGTTCCTGACCTCCACCACGGATGAACCCGGAAAGGCCCATTACGGCATGATCGGCTATCCGTTGAAGAACACCCTCTCCGACAACGGGGACGTGAACCGCGGCATCTGCTCCATCAAGGAAGGCCTGCTGGACGGCGTGGAGGAATTCGTGAAAATCCAGGCTGATGAAGACGGCGTGGTGCGCGGCAACAACCTGAAGGGCGAACGCCTGCCCGTGGACCCCGGCGAACTGGTTTCCATGAATTTCTGGCTCTTCTCCCCCTCCTTCATTGAGCTGACGGAAGACCGTTTCATTGACTTCCTGAAGGAACACGGCCAGGAACCCAAGAGCGAATGCTTCATTCCCACCGTGGTGGACGCCCTGATTCATGAAGACCGCGCGGACTGCGCCGTTCTTCCCACCTCCTCCACCTGGTTCGGCATGACCTATCCCGGGGACAAGCCCATGGTCGTGGAAGGCATCAACAAACTCATCAAGCAGGGCGTATACCCTGAAAAGCTCAACTAA